The window AAACACGATGGCCTGAAATAATTGCTGCAACTTGACCTACTGCATATTTATATACATAAAAATTACCTACATAAAAATGAGGAATACGAAGTGGAGTAATGCTTGATAATGAATAAATTGAATTTAGATCCTCTACAATTGGTTTGTTAGTATATTCAAGTTCTAGTTTTTGATATTCTTTCATAACAACATCTGCCGTAAATGGTGCCCCACTATTAATTAATTCATTAGCAATTCATTCAAAATTTGAAAAAATTACTTGTCTTGTTGTTGTTGCGAAGAACCCACTAATCATTTCATCTAAAATCATTAATTTCATTTCAAGATCGTTCTTGTATTTTTCTAATAAATAGTAGTTTAAATAAACTTCATTTGAAATTGATGCAATTTCCGCATAGAAAATCTTGTAATCACTATAAATTTTTTGTGTGCGATTAGAATATAACGAATGCATTGAGTGGCCTAATTCATGAACAATAGTTTGTACATCACGTAATGAGTTAGTATAGTTCATTAAAATATAATATTTACTAATACCCTTTGTGCCACCAATTGAATAAGCCCCACCACGTTTCCCTTTTTGTGGTAATCATGAAACTCATTTTTCATCGAATGCTCGTTTAATATTACTTACATATTCATCACCTAAAATTGATAATGAATCAATAGCCATTTGTTTTGCTTCTTCAATTGGAATGTCAATTTTTTTAGAAATTAATGGTAGTCCATTATCTCAAGGTTCGATCTTTGAAACTTTAATTAATTTTTTTAAATATGTATTTCGTACTTTTTTATAATCTTCATTTGTATCTTTATAAAGTTTTACTTGATCATAAATTAAAGTAATTAATGATTTGTCAACAACATCATCAAATGCTGCTTTAGCAATATAATCATCAAAGTTTTTTGCTTTTGCTTGTTGATTTAATGATAAATAGTTGTAGTACAACATTTTTGTAATTGATTCACGTGAATCATAATATGCTCTATACATTGATAAATAAGCGCTTTTACGCAAAACGCGATCTTTTGATTTTAAATGAACAAAAGCTTCTGCTTCATTCTTAATTGGGTGTTTTTTACCTTTTGCATCAATAGCATCACTAAATTTCATATCATTATTTGTATATGTTGAAAAAATTGTTGAAAAACCTTCATCAGCACGTATTAATGTTGAAAATAACTTACTTTGTTCATTATTTAATGTGTGTGGTTGATAACGAAAAATTTCATTATACTTGCGTGTATATACATTTAATTGAGAATCTGTCAAATATTCTTTAATCTTTGCTTCGTTTGCTAAAACTACACTATTATAATTACTTAATGCTGTTTCTAATTCATAAAAAGAAGCTGATAGTTTTTGTGATCAAGAATTTCATTTTGGATCAACAACATTAGTATTTAAATTATTTGATACATAATTATAAAAACGATTTGCAACAATTGTGAATTCTTCTTCTAAAATTTGTCATTGAGCAAAATTTTGTTTTGAATCTAAAAAAGTTGGAAAAGCTTTAATGTATTTAGCTTTTTTTTCTTCAAATTCAGCATATAAATCATCTAATGATTTGTTGTTTAATAAATCATCAAGATCTCATTCGTATTTTTTATTTTCCATTACAAACTCCTTATAACGAATATAATAATTATAATATTTATTAATAGCAATATATAAAGTTAATTGCTAAAAAATAGGAAAAAAATCATGTTGAGTTCTATAAATAAGTTAAAAAATAAATTAAAAAATCTAGCAAAAAAACCAATAAAAGTTTTATTTATTGAACAAAGTTTAGAAATTGATAAAGCAAAAAAAATGTTAAGTCAAGATACTTTAATTAATATCGTAGATTTGTCATCTTTTAAAACACCAGAAATTATTAATGAATGCGAAGAGATTTGATATGAATTACGAAAATTAAAAGGTGAGAGTCGAAATGATGCCCAAATAGCAGTTAATGACAATTTAAATTTTGCTGTTTGTTTAAGTTATTTAAAAAAAATCGATGTTTTAATTGTGGGTGCTAACTTGTCATCAAAAACTTGTTTTAGTAGTATCTTAAAGATTTTGAAAAATCCTAACGGTTCGATCGCATATAGTACAATGGTTATGATTAATAAACGAGAATTAATTTTTATGAGTGATTGTGCTTTAAATTTAAACTTGAATAAACAACAAATGATTGATGCAGCAAAATATTCATGCACAATTAGTAGAAATTATTTTGATGTTTTAAACAATCATGTGGGATATATTAGTTATTTAAGTCAAAATGATGTTATTTATCAAAATAAAAATTTTGATTTTATTGGCCCAATTCAATTCGATGCTGTAGTTGATTTAAAAGTTCGTAATAAAAAAGTACCTAATATCCATCAATACCATATTAATCATTATGTTTTTGATAATATAAGTATTGCAAATACTGTTTTTAAAATTTATCAAACAAAACTTAATTATTTAACAGTCGGTACATATATTAGTAATATCTTAACAAAAGTTAGTGTTATTAGTCGTTCAGCAAGTAGTGATGAAATTATTGCAACAACTTATTTATTATGCGTGGCTTTTTTAACAGATTTAACTTAAATTAAAAACCACTAAAGCTAAGTATTTTATACTTTAGTGGCTGATTTTAATTAATAATTAATTTATTAGTCTCTTCATAATCAAAATATTCTTTGCTAATGTGTGTTAAAATTAATAATTCTACTTTTAATGATGATGAAGTTAATTTATTTAAAATAATTGGTGTGTTAAATTTAATATTTTCATCTTCTAAAATTGATTTTAATAAATTAATATTCTCATAATTAATTTGTGTTTTTACATTAAAAAAATCATCAAAACCAGAAAGAATTAATTGTTTACTAATATTAATGTTATTAGTATCGAATTGTTCTAAATCCATATTATTTGGTGTTATATAGTATGATACTGCAATTATTTTTTTATTTTTAATTAAACTAAATTTAGTGATTGAATTAAACTTATTACCATGATATTCAAAATCAATTAGAAATTGTTCGTATTTAATATTATCAATGGTTTTGTATAAATTAGCAAAAGCCTTGTTAGTAAAGTGATCAATACTTGAATAAACATAATAACCACTTCCTTTGATTGTTGTTACAATGCCTAAAACTTTTAATACTTCATAAGCATTATGAATAGTGATTCGTCCACAATTAAAATAACTTGCTAGTTTATACTCACTAGGAATCAATTCATTTATTTTATATTGATCCATAGCTATTTTTAAGATAATATAGCGAACAATGTAAGTTTTATTTGTCAGCGTTTTGTTTTGATTTGTTATTGTCTTGTATTTCCTTTATCTTTTTATCAAGTTCCATTTGTTCAGCTATTTTCTTACGAATATTAGCTTCAAGAATTGATAAATCACGATCAAATTTATCAACAATAAACGCTGTTGTTTTTTCTTCTAATAATGTTGATTTTGCAGCTTCTCATTGTGCTTTGTTTTCTTTAAAGTCACGAATTGATAAGTTTGTCTCTTCATAGTATGATTCAAGTATTTTTGTTAATTCTTCATCTTTAATTTCAATTGTAAATTCTTTTTGTAAATCTTGAAAAATTAGTGCTTTAGCGATGATTTTTTGTGCAATTTCATAAGCTAACTTTTCATCTTCAACACCAAATGCTTGTTTAATACGTGGTGCTAAATCTTTAATATCTTCTTCATTAACATCAATTTCATAAAAATCAGCAAGATATGTCATTGCTTTATTAAACAAATTTTCACGAACAATAATGTTATGTAATTGTTGAGAACGTTGTTCTTCAGTTTGTTTTGCAAAAACTGTGTTAATTCTTTCTTTATGCATTTCTAATGCTTTAGGATCAACATTTAATTCTTCTAAAACAATTGTGTGTTTCCAATCAATCGGTTTTTTATTAACGATGGTACTTTTAAAATTCATATATTATTTCCTTTTAGTTATCAAATAAATCATGAGTTTAATACACGTATATTATAATATTTTAATTTATTTACTTTAATTACTAAAATATTATTCACTATTTGATAAATAATCTTTAACTTTAATCTTATGAACAATTTTTTGATTATCAACAATATCAATTTGAGCATCAATGTTATAAACGTTTTTTAATAACTCTTTAGTAATAACTTCATTTGGATTACCATTTGCATAGATTTGCCCATTTTTTAAGACAAAAACTTCATCACTATATTGAATAGCTTGATTAATATCATGTAAAATTGCAATAATTGTTTTTTGACGTAAAATTTGTAATTTTTTTAGTGATTCAAGTAATTCATATTGATTTTTAATATCTAAATATGTAGTTGGTTCATCTAATAAAATAATTGGAGTATCTTGAACTAAACACAATGCTAAAATAACTTTTTGGCGCTGACCACCAGATAATTCTTGCATAAATTTTTCTTTTAAATCGTGCAGTTGCATTTCATTAATTACTAAATCAATAATTAATTTATCTTCTTTTCCTAAAATACCACTAAATCCTAAATATGGATTACGACCAAACGTAATAAAATCAATAACACGAGTGCCTTGGGGAATTTCAATACTTTGAGGAATGTAAGAAATTAATTGTGCTAATTGTTTAAAACTTAATTCATTAATGTTTCTATCAAACACTTTAATAATATTTTTTTTAAGTTTTAATAATTTAACAATCGCTTTCGCTGTTGTAGACTTACCACATCCATTTGGTCCTAAAATTGTTGTAAATGAATTTTTTTTAATACTAAATGATAAATTTTTTAAAACTTCAGGAAGTTTTTTGTGATATCTATAAGATAAATTATTAATAATTAAAGCGTCGTTTTTACTTGCATTAATAATTTGATTCCGATCTAATTGATGATTGCAAAAGTATTTAGCAAAAATTTTAAACATATTTTTATTTTCCTCTCACAATTAGATACATAAAATAAGGTGTAATAATTGTTGTTGATAAAAAACCAACTGGTACTTGTGTATTAAAATTAACCGAAATTAATAACGCAAAACACACTAAAGTTGCGCCGATTAAAAATGCTGCAAACATTGTAATACCTGTTCTATTACCAAATAATTGACGTGCAACGCTAGCGCCAATAACTCCTAATAAAGCTATATAACCAACTAAAACAATTTCTAATCCTGCTAATAAAGCCACTAGTAAATAAATACTAATTTTTAAACGCTCAATATTAATTCCTGTTGTTGATGCTAAAGCAGCGCTTGTTTCGTATAAATCAATTTTTTTACGTAAAAATCAAATTGGAATCAATGTTAATGCAATTAATACTGAGCAAGAGATTACTAATGATAAATCAATATATTGCGAATTTGGAATAATTCCTAAAGTATAATTTTTGATATTTTCAAAAGCAATCATTAAATTTTTATCTTGATTGGAGAACAATGAATTATTAGCAGGATTAATTAAAACCACGGAAATCGCTTCAAATAAAAAATTCAAAGCAATTCCGATAATAATAAATTTTTCATTATTAGCTCTTCCTAATTTTGATAATGTATAAACAATACTTGTTCCAAAAATTGATGATAAAAACATCACCAAGGGTAAAATTCGCATTTCAGGATTTAAATAACTGCTTGTTTTATCTTTAATAAGAATTAAATATACTGTCATTAAAATGATGTTTAATGAACCAATACCTAAAACTGACGTATCTGCTAAATGATTACGTGTAACTTTTTGTAATAATAATCCAGCTACAGCAATTGCTCCTCCTGAAAAAAAGGCCATTAAAGTTTTAGGACCACGAATATTAAAATTAAATTGATTGATCGATGCTTCAAAACCATTAGTGGTATCAAAATAAATTGCTAATGTTAAAAAAACAAAACAAATGGCAATGAGAATTAGTCCTGCCATTTTAATGATTACAGATTGTTTATAATTAAGATTTTTAATTAAATAAAAATGCTTTTGCTTTAAATTCGTTTTTTGATTAATTTTCATTGATTCTCGTTTTTTTTATTATTTTTGGTTAACAAATGTTTTTCAATATGAACCCCAATCATTAGCTTCTTTTAACAATTGTTTATTTTGTTGGATTAATTGCGGATCAATTGTTTTATTAATAATTTTAATCACAGAATCTAAAATCATATTATATCCAATAGGTGATTTAATTCCATCATTTCATAATTCATAATTATCATCAAAAATACGCTTCGCTGGATCATCATAATCTGATTTAATTAATGACATGATTAATTCTTTTTGTGGTCTTGATAAATTATTACTATGAAAATCTTCTAAGTTTTGATAACTAATTTTAATTAAATAGTCGAACTCTGAATTAAATTTAGCAAAGTTACTAGCACTTAATGATCCCTCTCCTAAATTTCATCATCAACCATTATCATCCATATTAAATAGAGAACCAACAATGTTTTTATCAATTTGTGTCCCATCTTGATTATCACCACCAAAACAATGAATTTGTCCATTTCCGTGTCTATGACATAATAATTGTTTGCCGTTAACATCTTCTAATAATTCAGTCCATTCGTCCTTTTTTAAGATTGGTTTAGGTGCTTTAAACCCTAAATCATAATATAAAAAACCGTATTTAGATTGAGTTTGTAAAGTTGAAGAACCACTATTTTGTGATGTAGTTAATAAGCCTAAAGTTTTGGAATTAGTATTATCAAATTGTTTTATATTAGGATTATAATTTTTATCAACAACGCCAATTGCTTGAAAATACAAACGCATTTTGTTTAAGCGATTAATTAAATTATTAGCAATTTGATTAGCATTAAATAACGCTTTTTTTAATGGTTCTAATTTTGCTAAATTATCTTTAAAATCAATTTTTGCTTCTTCTGAGTATGCATATTTTGTTGTTGCATAAGCAATATCATATAAATAAAGCAATGAATCGCGCATTGTTCCTAAATAAACCTGTGTACCTCCATCTCATCGCATATTTTGTTCATAAATAGGATGGTGTTGTAGAATTGATGTAACATAACTATCTTGTTTTGTAGTTGATAAAAAAGGATCATAATTTAATTTATTTAATCCTGATTCCCTAACTTTTTTTGTTAACACAACTGTTTTAAATGCTTCATAAATTTTTGAATTTAATGATTTAGGATCTTTTCATTTTGTTTCAGTATAAAAAATAGGTATATCATTACCTTCTAAAATTCTTTTTTTAAAAGCTGAATTATTAAAATTAATACCATCAAATGTTTCAGCATTAAAATAGTTTTTGTTTAATTTATCAGCAAAATAGGAATAATTATAAAGTTCGTTTAATTCACCTTTTTCTTTATCCTTATACTCTAAACCTAACAATAGACTTTTACGTAATAATGAGTTAGGATCGTTTTTAAAATTTAAAATGTCATTTTTATTTAAGGTTAAATAAAAATCACGACTCATTTTAAAATCAACAGGAATAGCAGTTTTTTGATTTGATATCGGGCCACCATGTGCAACTAATGTTTTTTTTGCACGTTCAAAATGACTATTATCAATCAAATAACGATCATAATAAACAAGTTTGCCTTTATTTTTATTTCAATACTCTTCACTTACACCTTCGCCATAAGTATTGCCACTAAAGCTTCATCATGTAGTTCCATATTGTTTAATATTTTTTTCTAAATTAATTAATTTTTCTTTAAATTTATTAGCAAAATCGTCTTTTTCATAAAATCATTTTTGATAATTTGGTTTTTGGGGATTTAAATAATCATAAGGTGAATTTTTCTTTCAATACATTTGTTGAGGATAATAATCAGGTGTAATTCCTAACGCTAATAAATTATCAGCCTGAGAAGTATAAGTTGGCATTATATCGTATTTGATTTGCTCTTGAACGTTTGCAGATGTTTTTTTTGTACATGAACTAATAATTGTTGTTGTACCAATTACAATAGAAATTGTTGCCAACATACTAATTAAATATTTTTTTGTTTTCTTATGCATTTTTAGATCCTTAATTTTATTTATTTGAATTCTTATCAATTATAAATAAAACAACAATTATGGATATAATTAAATTAATTAAATATCTAATTAATCAAAATTAATAATAAAAAATGGAATTAATAAAGCTTTTTTTAAAAAATAAAAGTTTTTAATTCAATTAATATTTATATATAATAAAATAGAAGTCAAATTATGACTTGATAATAATTTTTAT is drawn from Ureaplasma parvum serovar 3 str. ATCC 27815 and contains these coding sequences:
- a CDS encoding phosphate acyltransferase; this translates as MLSSINKLKNKLKNLAKKPIKVLFIEQSLEIDKAKKMLSQDTLINIVDLSSFKTPEIINECEEIWYELRKLKGESRNDAQIAVNDNLNFAVCLSYLKKIDVLIVGANLSSKTCFSSILKILKNPNGSIAYSTMVMINKRELIFMSDCALNLNLNKQQMIDAAKYSCTISRNYFDVLNNHVGYISYLSQNDVIYQNKNFDFIGPIQFDAVVDLKVRNKKVPNIHQYHINHYVFDNISIANTVFKIYQTKLNYLTVGTYISNILTKVSVISRSASSDEIIATTYLLCVAFLTDLT
- a CDS encoding iron ABC transporter permease encodes the protein MKINQKTNLKQKHFYLIKNLNYKQSVIIKMAGLILIAICFVFLTLAIYFDTTNGFEASINQFNFNIRGPKTLMAFFSGGAIAVAGLLLQKVTRNHLADTSVLGIGSLNIILMTVYLILIKDKTSSYLNPEMRILPLVMFLSSIFGTSIVYTLSKLGRANNEKFIIIGIALNFLFEAISVVLINPANNSLFSNQDKNLMIAFENIKNYTLGIIPNSQYIDLSLVISCSVLIALTLIPIWFLRKKIDLYETSAALASTTGINIERLKISIYLLVALLAGLEIVLVGYIALLGVIGASVARQLFGNRTGITMFAAFLIGATLVCFALLISVNFNTQVPVGFLSTTIITPYFMYLIVRGK
- a CDS encoding MPN555 family protein chaperone — encoded protein: MNFKSTIVNKKPIDWKHTIVLEELNVDPKALEMHKERINTVFAKQTEEQRSQQLHNIIVRENLFNKAMTYLADFYEIDVNEEDIKDLAPRIKQAFGVEDEKLAYEIAQKIIAKALIFQDLQKEFTIEIKDEELTKILESYYEETNLSIRDFKENKAQWEAAKSTLLEEKTTAFIVDKFDRDLSILEANIRKKIAEQMELDKKIKEIQDNNKSKQNADK
- a CDS encoding ABC transporter ATP-binding protein; the protein is MFKIFAKYFCNHQLDRNQIINASKNDALIINNLSYRYHKKLPEVLKNLSFSIKKNSFTTILGPNGCGKSTTAKAIVKLLKLKKNIIKVFDRNINELSFKQLAQLISYIPQSIEIPQGTRVIDFITFGRNPYLGFSGILGKEDKLIIDLVINEMQLHDLKEKFMQELSGGQRQKVILALCLVQDTPIILLDEPTTYLDIKNQYELLESLKKLQILRQKTIIAILHDINQAIQYSDEVFVLKNGQIYANGNPNEVITKELLKNVYNIDAQIDIVDNQKIVHKIKVKDYLSNSE
- the pepF gene encoding oligoendopeptidase F — protein: MENKKYEWDLDDLLNNKSLDDLYAEFEEKKAKYIKAFPTFLDSKQNFAQWQILEEEFTIVANRFYNYVSNNLNTNVVDPKWNSWSQKLSASFYELETALSNYNSVVLANEAKIKEYLTDSQLNVYTRKYNEIFRYQPHTLNNEQSKLFSTLIRADEGFSTIFSTYTNNDMKFSDAIDAKGKKHPIKNEAEAFVHLKSKDRVLRKSAYLSMYRAYYDSRESITKMLYYNYLSLNQQAKAKNFDDYIAKAAFDDVVDKSLITLIYDQVKLYKDTNEDYKKVRNTYLKKLIKVSKIEPWDNGLPLISKKIDIPIEEAKQMAIDSLSILGDEYVSNIKRAFDEKWVSWLPQKGKRGGAYSIGGTKGISKYYILMNYTNSLRDVQTIVHELGHSMHSLYSNRTQKIYSDYKIFYAEIASISNEVYLNYYLLEKYKNDLEMKLMILDEMISGFFATTTRQVIFSNFEWIANELINSGAPFTADVVMKEYQKLELEYTNKPIVEDLNSIYSLSSITPLRIPHFYVGNFYVYKYAVGQVAAIISGHRVFTKVTGAKQKVFDFLSSGGSKDPLDTIKLLGVDLTKPQAWQEALEIVKLWIKDYKQTIALLNKKRSKK
- a CDS encoding Vmc-like lipoprotein signal peptide domain-containing protein, encoding MHKKTKKYLISMLATISIVIGTTTIISSCTKKTSANVQEQIKYDIMPTYTSQADNLLALGITPDYYPQQMYWKKNSPYDYLNPQKPNYQKWFYEKDDFANKFKEKLINLEKNIKQYGTTWWSFSGNTYGEGVSEEYWNKNKGKLVYYDRYLIDNSHFERAKKTLVAHGGPISNQKTAIPVDFKMSRDFYLTLNKNDILNFKNDPNSLLRKSLLLGLEYKDKEKGELNELYNYSYFADKLNKNYFNAETFDGINFNNSAFKKRILEGNDIPIFYTETKWKDPKSLNSKIYEAFKTVVLTKKVRESGLNKLNYDPFLSTTKQDSYVTSILQHHPIYEQNMRWDGGTQVYLGTMRDSLLYLYDIAYATTKYAYSEEAKIDFKDNLAKLEPLKKALFNANQIANNLINRLNKMRLYFQAIGVVDKNYNPNIKQFDNTNSKTLGLLTTSQNSGSSTLQTQSKYGFLYYDLGFKAPKPILKKDEWTELLEDVNGKQLLCHRHGNGQIHCFGGDNQDGTQIDKNIVGSLFNMDDNGWWWNLGEGSLSASNFAKFNSEFDYLIKISYQNLEDFHSNNLSRPQKELIMSLIKSDYDDPAKRIFDDNYELWNDGIKSPIGYNMILDSVIKIINKTIDPQLIQQNKQLLKEANDWGSYWKTFVNQK
- a CDS encoding winged helix-turn-helix domain-containing protein; protein product: MILKIAMDQYKINELIPSEYKLASYFNCGRITIHNAYEVLKVLGIVTTIKGSGYYVYSSIDHFTNKAFANLYKTIDNIKYEQFLIDFEYHGNKFNSITKFSLIKNKKIIAVSYYITPNNMDLEQFDTNNINISKQLILSGFDDFFNVKTQINYENINLLKSILEDENIKFNTPIILNKLTSSSLKVELLILTHISKEYFDYEETNKLIIN